One region of Epilithonimonas zeae genomic DNA includes:
- a CDS encoding peptide MFS transporter encodes MNLTLEEIQNFKGKYPKQLWYLFTIEMWERFCFYGMRGVLVIFMTDQLGLFEKDANLKYGAIQAFIYAFTFIGGIFADKILGFKKSLVFGGIIMALGNLIIAYNPHDLFYFGITCSIIGTGFFKPNISSMVGELYKEDDVRRDAGYGMFYAGINIGGLLGGALCVYLGKYYSWSLCFLAAAVVMLIGLITYFFIKKSIEPIGNSPLLHNQESTRIKKETIVIVGALLLLPVIYFLIQNSDFTDYFMYGIGVVSLLYLGYEIVKLDRSYQKKVIAAFIFIVMYLIFNAIYEQSGGSLSLFAKDNLVDNLLFFHIDPNIINNSSNSFFIIIFSPLVGLLWVWLASKKLEPNTIIKFGIGFLFLAAGFFLFYSLRFFANDDGKSSLNLFTFTWLVITFGELCLGPIGMSIITKLSPKKLFGMMMGMWFLASAFGQFFAGKIGAEMSEANTGGTLTSKLIAYTDGYKTLGIYALIAGVILIVLSPLVKKLMQGVK; translated from the coding sequence ATGAATCTTACCCTCGAAGAAATTCAGAATTTCAAAGGCAAATATCCTAAACAACTTTGGTATCTTTTCACAATAGAAATGTGGGAACGTTTCTGTTTCTACGGAATGAGAGGTGTCCTGGTTATTTTTATGACAGACCAGCTCGGACTCTTCGAGAAAGATGCCAATCTAAAATATGGAGCCATACAGGCTTTCATCTACGCCTTTACATTCATCGGTGGAATTTTTGCGGATAAAATTCTGGGATTCAAAAAATCTTTGGTTTTTGGAGGAATCATAATGGCGTTGGGAAATCTTATCATCGCTTATAATCCTCACGATTTGTTCTATTTTGGAATTACGTGCTCCATTATCGGGACAGGATTTTTTAAGCCAAATATCTCCTCGATGGTTGGAGAACTCTACAAAGAGGATGACGTGAGAAGAGATGCTGGTTACGGGATGTTTTATGCAGGAATCAATATTGGAGGACTTTTAGGCGGAGCACTTTGCGTTTATCTTGGTAAATATTATTCTTGGAGTCTTTGCTTTTTAGCAGCAGCTGTGGTGATGCTCATTGGTTTAATTACTTATTTTTTCATCAAAAAATCTATTGAACCGATCGGAAATTCTCCGTTATTACATAATCAGGAATCAACCCGAATCAAGAAAGAAACAATTGTAATTGTTGGAGCGCTTTTGCTGTTACCAGTCATTTATTTCCTTATTCAAAATAGTGATTTTACAGATTACTTTATGTACGGAATCGGCGTTGTATCATTGCTCTATTTGGGTTATGAAATAGTGAAACTAGACAGAAGCTATCAGAAAAAAGTAATTGCGGCATTCATATTCATTGTAATGTATTTGATTTTCAATGCTATTTATGAACAAAGTGGTGGTTCTTTATCATTATTCGCAAAGGACAATCTTGTTGATAACCTTTTATTTTTCCATATCGACCCGAATATTATTAACAACAGTTCCAATTCATTTTTCATTATTATTTTCAGCCCGTTAGTAGGATTATTGTGGGTTTGGTTGGCAAGTAAAAAATTAGAACCTAATACTATTATTAAATTCGGAATTGGATTTTTATTTCTTGCAGCAGGATTTTTCTTATTCTATTCGTTAAGGTTTTTTGCTAATGATGATGGGAAATCTTCTCTTAATTTATTCACATTCACTTGGCTCGTAATCACATTTGGAGAATTATGTTTAGGGCCAATTGGTATGTCTATCATAACGAAACTTTCTCCAAAGAAGCTTTTTGGAATGATGATGGGTATGTGGTTTCTGGCAAGTGCATTTGGGCAATTTTTCGCAGGAAAAATAGGTGCAGAAATGTCCGAAGCTAACACCGGAGGAACTTTGACAAGCAAATTAATAGCCTACACAGACGGCTACAAAACGTTAGGAATTTATGCCTTGATTGCCGGAGTCATCCTCATTGTTCTTTCGCCACTTGTGAAAAAATTGATGCAAGGTGTAAAGTAA
- a CDS encoding peptide MFS transporter, which translates to METVKTSSKHPKGLWVLFGTEMWERFNFYGMRALLTLFMVNSLLIREADASIIYGGFLALCYLTPLLGGFIADKYLGNRNCIILGGSLMAIGQFLLFLSASTFSDNLGGAKGLMWFALFVIIFGNGFFKPNISSMVGSLYPKQEKSKLDSAFTIFYMGINIGAFLGQFICPYVGDVKDAAGVRDIFAFKWGFLAASIAMLIGTVTFFILKNKYVVTPEGRPIGGLPKHNTSEDFEEGESQTAKFTGKSIGITTILFVILFFIFRYFLVGEFGFNSVEMGQLIKGIIYPFIYAAGISLAFLIMSSAENKIERQRIWVIYIVSFFIIFFWAAFEQAGSSLTFIADNQTDRNIFGWDMPPSMVQIFNGLFVVLLALPFSLLWDKLRAKGKEPVSPLKQAIGLALIALSYFIIAYNVKDLGNSGLLAIKWLILLYLIQTMGELCLSPIGLSLVGKLAPKRFSSLLYGVFFIANAAGYALAGTLGAIIPATGDKFAKAQEIGVNLQDVLDKKVTLNADQVKAFSTAQLPTEYTTFAGFTIHNLFEFFMVFVVLCGIASVLLAFLSPILKRMMHGVK; encoded by the coding sequence ATGGAGACAGTAAAGACTAGTTCGAAACATCCTAAAGGCTTGTGGGTCCTATTTGGGACGGAGATGTGGGAGCGTTTTAATTTTTACGGGATGAGAGCATTGCTTACCTTATTTATGGTAAACTCTCTACTGATAAGAGAAGCCGATGCTTCTATCATCTATGGTGGATTCTTGGCATTGTGTTATTTAACGCCACTTTTGGGAGGTTTCATTGCTGATAAATATTTGGGTAACAGAAACTGTATTATTTTAGGAGGAAGTTTGATGGCGATTGGGCAATTCTTGCTTTTCTTAAGTGCTTCAACTTTTTCTGACAACCTTGGCGGTGCAAAAGGTCTAATGTGGTTTGCTCTTTTTGTAATTATCTTCGGAAACGGGTTCTTCAAACCGAATATCTCATCAATGGTTGGAAGTCTTTATCCAAAACAAGAAAAATCTAAACTGGATTCTGCTTTCACGATTTTCTATATGGGGATCAACATTGGAGCATTCTTGGGTCAGTTCATCTGTCCTTACGTTGGTGATGTAAAAGACGCTGCCGGAGTAAGAGATATTTTTGCTTTCAAATGGGGGTTCCTTGCGGCTTCTATCGCAATGTTGATTGGAACTGTAACTTTCTTTATTCTTAAAAATAAATATGTTGTAACACCAGAAGGAAGACCAATTGGTGGATTGCCGAAGCATAATACAAGTGAAGACTTTGAAGAAGGAGAATCTCAGACTGCAAAATTCACAGGAAAATCAATTGGAATTACTACAATTTTATTTGTAATCCTGTTTTTCATTTTCAGATACTTTTTGGTAGGTGAATTTGGATTTAACTCTGTGGAAATGGGTCAATTGATTAAGGGAATTATTTACCCTTTCATCTATGCAGCCGGCATTTCATTAGCATTCTTAATTATGAGTTCTGCTGAAAATAAAATCGAAAGACAGAGAATCTGGGTAATCTACATTGTTTCGTTTTTCATTATTTTCTTCTGGGCAGCTTTTGAACAAGCAGGTTCATCACTAACCTTCATCGCAGATAATCAAACTGACAGAAATATTTTTGGCTGGGATATGCCGCCATCAATGGTTCAGATATTCAACGGACTTTTTGTGGTGCTTTTGGCTTTACCATTCAGTTTACTTTGGGACAAATTGAGAGCAAAAGGGAAAGAACCAGTTTCTCCTTTGAAACAAGCGATTGGTTTAGCTTTGATTGCATTGTCTTATTTCATCATCGCTTACAACGTAAAAGACCTTGGAAACTCAGGATTATTGGCAATCAAATGGTTGATTTTACTTTATCTGATCCAAACAATGGGTGAACTTTGCTTATCGCCAATCGGTTTGTCTTTGGTTGGTAAATTAGCGCCTAAGAGATTCTCGTCTTTATTATATGGTGTCTTCTTCATCGCGAATGCTGCAGGTTATGCGTTAGCAGGAACTTTGGGAGCAATCATCCCTGCAACAGGAGACAAATTTGCAAAAGCACAAGAGATTGGTGTTAACCTTCAGGATGTTTTAGATAAAAAAGTAACATTGAATGCTGACCAAGTAAAAGCTTTCTCTACGGCACAATTGCCTACAGAATATACAACATTCGCAGGTTTCACAATCCACAACCTTTTCGAATTTTTTATGGTTTTCGTAGTTCTTTGTGGAATTGCATCAGTATTGTTAGCTTTCTTATCGCCTATTCTTAAGAGAATGATGCACGGTGTGAAGTAA
- a CDS encoding GNAT family N-acetyltransferase, with protein sequence MEMNLEFRKAIAEDSSVIWEILQDAITRRKNDGSRQWQDGYPNLETVKSDIEKGFGYVLLVDGIVAGYSALIFNDEPAYDAIEGEWLTNGDFLVVHRVAISDKFAGKGLSKKIFSFIDDVAKENNTFSIKVDTNFDNPAMLTILDKLGYQYCGEVHFRGSARKAFEKVL encoded by the coding sequence ATGGAAATGAATTTAGAATTTAGAAAGGCAATTGCCGAAGATTCTTCGGTGATTTGGGAAATATTACAGGACGCTATTACAAGGAGAAAAAACGATGGCAGTCGTCAATGGCAGGACGGTTATCCAAACTTAGAAACTGTAAAGTCTGATATCGAAAAAGGATTCGGGTATGTTTTATTGGTGGACGGAATTGTTGCAGGTTACAGTGCACTGATTTTCAATGATGAGCCAGCTTATGACGCTATCGAAGGAGAATGGCTGACTAACGGAGACTTTTTGGTAGTTCATAGAGTTGCGATTTCAGATAAATTTGCGGGGAAAGGTTTATCTAAAAAGATTTTTAGCTTTATAGATGATGTTGCAAAAGAGAATAATACATTCAGTATAAAAGTGGATACCAACTTTGATAATCCGGCAATGCTGACGATTCTGGATAAATTAGGCTATCAATATTGCGGAGAAGTTCATTTCCGGGGAAGTGCAAGAAAAGCTTTTGAAAAAGTGCTTTGA
- a CDS encoding peptide MFS transporter: protein MKTKHPKGLPYLFFTEMWERFGYYLILGIFVLYLIEPQGVAGGLGIPDKDADDIFGTFIALTYLTPFLGGFLADRVLGYIKSIYLGGVLMAAGYIGVGIFKDLPLFYGSLALIIIGNGFFKPTISTLLGNLYSEEPYKANKDSGYNIFYMGINIGAFICNIIAAFMRNKFGWGEAFITAGVGMLLGLVIFTIGLKHYRHAAIMKPSQEGDTKLSEILMKVFVPAIIAGVIGWFVPTMVLGANIFASTNTDAFIFACVPVIYFYVSLYFKSNPLEKPAIGALLSIFLISMFFWAVFKQNGTALTRWANYYTDRSVSESVEKPLASLYLVEEKSYADKETPIFDEQFRSQKDANGKALKETGKDIYFRNVSAGKKAELESNPDKPVFLYNTELFQSINPFWVIALTPVIVGVWAMLRKRRKEPLTPSKIVLGLFITSLSCLVMVAAVYAGNNGAEKVSSLWLVAGYGVVTIGELCLSPMGLSFVSKLSPARLTALMMGGFFLANSVGNKLSGILASTWYNYENKANYFLVNFGLLIFATLLGLMMLKRLNRIMKESGH, encoded by the coding sequence ATGAAGACTAAACATCCAAAAGGTTTACCTTATTTGTTTTTTACTGAGATGTGGGAACGTTTCGGTTATTATTTGATTCTTGGGATTTTCGTTCTCTATCTGATAGAACCACAAGGCGTTGCCGGAGGATTGGGAATTCCTGATAAAGATGCCGATGATATTTTCGGAACCTTCATAGCACTGACTTATCTTACTCCGTTTTTAGGTGGATTTTTAGCTGACCGAGTTTTAGGTTATATCAAATCCATTTATCTTGGTGGTGTTTTGATGGCTGCAGGCTATATTGGTGTTGGAATTTTCAAAGATTTGCCTTTATTCTATGGTTCTCTTGCATTGATTATTATAGGAAATGGTTTCTTTAAACCGACTATTTCTACACTTTTAGGAAATCTCTATTCTGAAGAACCTTACAAAGCGAACAAAGATTCTGGTTACAATATTTTCTATATGGGAATCAACATCGGAGCGTTTATCTGTAATATTATTGCGGCGTTTATGCGTAACAAATTCGGTTGGGGCGAAGCATTTATAACAGCCGGCGTTGGGATGTTGCTTGGATTGGTGATTTTCACAATCGGACTGAAACATTACAGACACGCAGCGATAATGAAGCCAAGTCAGGAAGGTGACACCAAATTATCTGAAATCCTGATGAAGGTTTTTGTTCCTGCAATTATTGCAGGTGTTATCGGTTGGTTTGTTCCAACAATGGTTTTAGGAGCTAATATCTTTGCAAGTACAAATACAGATGCCTTTATTTTCGCTTGTGTCCCTGTTATTTACTTCTATGTTTCACTTTATTTCAAATCGAATCCATTGGAGAAACCGGCGATTGGGGCTTTGCTTTCGATATTCTTAATCAGTATGTTTTTCTGGGCAGTTTTCAAACAAAATGGAACAGCTTTGACCAGATGGGCGAATTATTATACTGATAGAAGTGTTTCCGAATCTGTGGAAAAACCTTTGGCTTCGCTTTATCTTGTTGAAGAAAAAAGCTATGCGGATAAAGAAACACCTATTTTTGATGAGCAATTCCGTTCTCAGAAAGATGCTAACGGAAAAGCTTTGAAAGAAACAGGAAAAGATATTTACTTTAGAAATGTTTCCGCTGGGAAAAAAGCAGAATTAGAATCCAATCCCGACAAACCTGTTTTCCTGTATAATACAGAATTATTTCAATCGATAAATCCATTTTGGGTAATTGCATTAACACCTGTAATTGTCGGAGTTTGGGCAATGCTTAGAAAACGAAGAAAAGAACCTTTGACACCAAGTAAAATTGTTTTGGGATTGTTCATCACCAGCTTATCTTGCCTGGTAATGGTTGCTGCTGTTTATGCTGGAAATAACGGCGCAGAAAAGGTTTCTTCACTTTGGTTGGTTGCAGGTTATGGTGTTGTTACAATTGGCGAACTTTGCCTGTCGCCGATGGGATTGTCATTCGTTTCCAAATTATCTCCGGCAAGATTGACAGCGCTGATGATGGGAGGTTTCTTCTTAGCCAATTCTGTTGGGAATAAATTGTCGGGAATCCTTGCAAGCACCTGGTACAATTATGAAAACAAAGCCAACTATTTTCTTGTTAATTTCGGCTTATTGATATTTGCAACATTGCTAGGATTAATGATGCTAAAAAGACTGAACAGAATAATGAAAGAAAGTGGACATTAA
- a CDS encoding S9 family peptidase produces the protein MKKIFVSVVMMTAVFSQNINAQEITLNKIYSGYYRGKGIAGIASLNDGENYATIEKDGIAKYSYKTFQKVGNIVDGSFESYIFSADESKILLQKESQDIYRHSFLGKFDVKDLKSNKVTPLNNGNYIQEPKFSPDGSKVAFIVDNNLFYQDLTSGKITQITNDGKKNSIINGLGDWVYEEEFGHADFYQWNKAGDAIVFVRFDESAVPEIYIPIYGKSLYPTEMRYKYPKAGETNSTVTANLYQLNSAKTTALNLGSFENYYIPQLWQTNGKDEIALATSNRHHSKVDLLKVDTKSGNVSKLLSETDNAWIETDNLTLEFLDDNSFLWASERDGYRQLYWYEKDGKLKKQVAKGNWEITDYYGYNPKTKEAYIQTTEKGSLNKVVSKLNINSGKTTLISYPEGNNSASFSKSFNYFINTNSTASSPNKYVLKDASGKEIKELQNNNELLSKLQKDNFVTKEFMTIPNSVGDQLNAWIIKPKNFDPNKKYPLFMFQYSGPGSQQVSNSWDGGNGIWFEMLAQKGYIVACVDGRGTGYKGAKFKKVIYKQLGKYEIEDQITAAKWFGNQSYIDKSRIGIFGWSFGGYMSSLALTKGADVFKLGIAVAPVTNWRYYDTVYTEKFLQTPQENPEGYDQNSPTTFANLLKGKFLLIHGTADDNVHFQNSMEFSEALIQNKKQFDFMAYPDKNHGIYGGQTRPQLYEKMTNFILENL, from the coding sequence ATGAAGAAAATATTTGTTTCTGTTGTTATGATGACAGCAGTTTTCTCACAAAATATTAATGCACAAGAAATTACATTAAATAAAATCTACTCCGGATACTATCGTGGAAAAGGTATTGCAGGAATTGCATCGTTGAATGACGGGGAGAATTATGCAACCATCGAAAAAGACGGCATCGCAAAATACAGTTACAAGACTTTCCAAAAAGTTGGAAACATTGTAGACGGAAGTTTCGAATCTTATATTTTCTCTGCAGATGAATCTAAGATTTTGTTGCAAAAAGAAAGTCAGGATATCTATAGGCATTCATTTTTAGGAAAATTTGATGTGAAGGATTTGAAATCAAATAAAGTAACGCCGCTTAATAACGGAAATTATATTCAGGAACCGAAGTTTTCTCCGGACGGAAGCAAAGTCGCTTTCATTGTTGATAACAATCTATTTTATCAGGATTTGACTTCTGGAAAAATCACGCAGATTACGAATGACGGGAAGAAAAATTCAATCATCAATGGATTGGGAGACTGGGTTTATGAGGAGGAATTTGGTCACGCCGATTTTTATCAATGGAACAAAGCGGGAGATGCGATCGTATTTGTAAGATTCGATGAATCTGCAGTTCCGGAAATCTATATTCCTATTTATGGAAAATCGCTTTACCCAACCGAAATGCGATATAAATATCCAAAAGCAGGCGAAACCAACTCAACAGTTACCGCCAATCTTTATCAATTAAACTCAGCAAAAACAACGGCTCTGAATCTTGGAAGTTTTGAGAATTATTACATTCCACAACTATGGCAAACGAACGGTAAAGACGAAATCGCTTTGGCAACAAGCAACAGACATCACAGCAAAGTGGATTTGTTAAAAGTGGATACCAAATCTGGAAACGTAAGCAAATTGCTTTCTGAAACAGACAACGCCTGGATAGAAACCGACAACTTGACTCTGGAGTTTTTAGACGATAATTCTTTCCTTTGGGCTTCGGAACGTGATGGTTACAGACAATTGTATTGGTACGAGAAAGATGGAAAACTGAAAAAACAAGTCGCAAAAGGCAATTGGGAAATCACAGATTATTACGGTTACAATCCAAAAACCAAAGAAGCCTATATTCAAACTACTGAAAAAGGAAGTCTGAACAAAGTGGTTTCAAAATTGAATATCAACTCAGGAAAAACAACCTTGATTTCTTATCCTGAAGGCAATAACTCGGCAAGTTTCAGTAAGTCATTTAATTATTTTATTAATACGAATTCGACAGCTTCTTCTCCAAATAAATATGTTTTGAAAGATGCTTCCGGAAAAGAAATCAAAGAACTTCAAAACAATAACGAATTGCTTTCTAAGCTTCAGAAAGATAATTTTGTAACTAAAGAATTCATGACCATTCCAAACTCGGTTGGCGACCAACTGAATGCCTGGATTATCAAACCGAAAAACTTTGACCCGAACAAAAAATATCCATTGTTTATGTTCCAATATTCCGGTCCGGGTTCTCAGCAGGTTTCCAATTCATGGGACGGCGGAAACGGAATCTGGTTCGAAATGCTTGCTCAAAAAGGCTATATCGTTGCTTGTGTGGACGGCCGTGGAACAGGTTATAAAGGTGCAAAATTTAAAAAAGTTATTTACAAACAATTGGGGAAATATGAAATCGAAGACCAGATTACTGCTGCAAAATGGTTCGGAAATCAATCTTACATTGATAAATCAAGAATAGGAATCTTCGGATGGAGCTTTGGTGGTTATATGAGTTCTTTGGCTTTGACAAAAGGTGCGGACGTTTTCAAATTGGGAATTGCAGTCGCGCCGGTGACCAACTGGAGATATTATGATACAGTTTACACAGAAAAATTCTTACAGACGCCGCAGGAAAACCCTGAAGGTTACGACCAGAATTCACCGACAACTTTTGCGAATCTGTTAAAAGGAAAATTCCTATTAATCCACGGAACAGCTGATGACAATGTTCATTTCCAGAACTCTATGGAGTTTTCGGAAGCATTGATTCAAAATAAAAAACAATTTGATTTTATGGCTTATCCGGACAAAAACCACGGTATTTATGGCGGACAAACCAGACCTCAACTTTATGAGAAAATGACAAATTTTATTTTGGAGAATTTGTAA
- a CDS encoding rhodanese-related sulfurtransferase: protein MQLYNTLSAEERARLIDEAGQERLTLSFYAYAKIENPKKFRDDLFIVWNALDALGRIYVAHEGINAQMSVPAENFEAFRDTLEVYDFMKGIRLNVAVEQDNHSFLKLTIKVRNKIVADGLNDETFDVTNKGIHLKAQEFNNMLEDPNTIVVDFRNHYESEVGHFEGAITPDVENFRESLPIINEQLQDYKEDKNLLMYCTGGIRCEKASAYFKHQGFKNVYQLEGGIIEYTRQIKEENIESKFIGKNFVFDHRLGERITDDIISQCHQCGKPCDNHTNCANDACHLLFIQCDECKAIMENTCSTECHEIIHLPQEEQVARRKGLQVGNKVFRKGKSEALKFKNSGDLSTQTLAKATTKPETKDIRQKIKVKKTLIGRAEHYFTKSKIAQFLIENNELAVGDKVLISGPTTGEQEIKITQIFVDGEFSSSAKVGDQITFELPFRVRLSDKLYKILQD, encoded by the coding sequence ATGCAACTGTACAACACCTTAAGCGCAGAAGAAAGAGCTCGACTTATCGATGAGGCCGGACAAGAGCGCCTTACATTGTCTTTCTATGCGTATGCCAAAATTGAAAACCCTAAGAAATTTCGCGACGACCTTTTTATAGTCTGGAACGCTCTTGATGCGTTGGGTCGGATCTATGTGGCGCACGAAGGAATCAATGCTCAAATGAGCGTTCCTGCAGAAAATTTTGAAGCTTTTCGTGATACGCTGGAAGTTTACGATTTTATGAAAGGTATACGTCTTAATGTAGCTGTGGAGCAGGATAATCACTCTTTTTTGAAGTTAACAATCAAGGTTAGAAATAAAATTGTGGCTGATGGTTTGAATGATGAGACTTTTGATGTGACCAATAAAGGAATTCACTTGAAAGCTCAGGAATTCAATAATATGTTGGAAGACCCGAATACGATTGTGGTGGATTTCAGGAATCATTACGAGAGTGAAGTTGGCCATTTTGAAGGTGCGATTACGCCGGATGTTGAGAATTTCCGTGAAAGTTTGCCGATTATTAATGAGCAATTGCAGGATTATAAAGAAGATAAAAATCTTTTGATGTATTGCACCGGCGGAATCCGTTGTGAAAAAGCGAGTGCTTACTTCAAACATCAGGGTTTCAAAAATGTTTACCAATTAGAAGGCGGAATTATAGAATATACACGCCAAATAAAAGAGGAAAATATTGAAAGTAAATTCATTGGAAAGAACTTTGTGTTTGACCACAGGTTAGGAGAAAGAATTACGGACGATATTATTTCTCAATGTCACCAATGCGGAAAACCTTGTGATAATCACACCAATTGTGCGAATGATGCTTGTCATTTGTTATTTATCCAATGTGATGAATGCAAAGCAATTATGGAAAATACTTGCTCAACAGAATGTCATGAGATAATCCATTTGCCTCAGGAAGAACAAGTTGCGAGAAGAAAAGGACTTCAGGTTGGAAACAAAGTATTCAGAAAAGGTAAATCTGAAGCTTTGAAATTTAAAAATTCGGGAGACTTGTCAACACAAACTTTGGCAAAAGCTACAACAAAACCTGAAACGAAGGATATTCGTCAGAAAATTAAAGTTAAAAAGACTTTGATTGGAAGAGCGGAACATTATTTTACCAAATCTAAGATTGCACAGTTTCTAATTGAGAATAATGAACTTGCTGTAGGCGATAAAGTTTTAATTTCTGGCCCTACAACCGGAGAACAAGAAATTAAAATAACTCAGATTTTTGTTGACGGCGAATTCAGCAGTTCGGCAAAAGTTGGAGATCAGATTACCTTTGAACTTCCATTCAGAGTGAGATTGTCAGATAAGTTGTATAAAATTTTACAAGATTAA
- a CDS encoding 5-formyltetrahydrofolate cyclo-ligase, with translation MALSQDEVSFLSKKIFEQFVLQFNIIENQKVNVFLPIKKFNEINTQFFIDYFFDKKVRVFVPKIQSEKMISVEIFPDSEFEINNWGIKEPISNIDANDELDYVLAPLLYCDRFGNRIGYGKGFYDSFFMSDLKIHNKIGLNFFSPNEAIIDVFGKDVALDGLITPSEFVNFTIK, from the coding sequence ATGGCCTTATCACAAGATGAGGTCAGTTTTTTGTCTAAAAAAATCTTTGAACAATTTGTTTTACAATTTAATATTATTGAAAATCAAAAAGTTAATGTTTTTTTGCCGATTAAAAAATTTAATGAGATAAATACTCAATTTTTTATCGATTATTTTTTTGATAAAAAAGTTCGTGTTTTTGTGCCTAAAATTCAAAGCGAAAAAATGATTTCTGTGGAGATTTTTCCGGATTCAGAATTCGAAATTAACAATTGGGGAATCAAAGAACCGATTTCTAATATTGACGCTAATGATGAATTGGACTATGTTTTAGCACCATTATTATATTGTGACCGATTTGGAAATAGGATTGGTTATGGAAAAGGGTTTTATGATTCTTTCTTTATGAGTGATTTGAAGATTCATAATAAAATTGGTTTAAATTTCTTTTCTCCGAATGAAGCTATTATAGATGTTTTTGGAAAAGATGTTGCCTTGGATGGGTTGATTACACCTTCAGAATTTGTGAATTTTACTATTAAATAA
- a CDS encoding TrmH family RNA methyltransferase: MLIESLQNEKIKKLTRLLTKNQDRRKAGVFIVEGQQENERAMHFGNQPEEFFICESIFKGKLPDSKIHYVSEKLYEKIAYRGTTEGIIGIYKLEERTLEDFSPKKDSAIIILESVEKPGNLGAILRSCEAFGINALIVTDPRTDFYNPNVIRSSVGCLFGMNIFQASNEETLEFLKTYEYPIFTTFMSEDAKNIQTKNLKEKSAILFGTEHSGLSDFWKDKGENVLIPMSGSIDSLNLSNAAAITCYEILRQKLEK, translated from the coding sequence ATGCTCATAGAAAGCCTTCAAAACGAAAAAATAAAAAAACTAACCCGACTTTTGACCAAAAATCAGGACAGAAGAAAAGCCGGCGTTTTCATCGTAGAAGGTCAGCAGGAAAACGAAAGAGCAATGCATTTTGGCAATCAGCCGGAAGAATTTTTCATCTGCGAATCTATTTTCAAAGGAAAATTACCAGATTCTAAAATCCATTACGTTTCAGAAAAGCTTTATGAAAAAATCGCTTACCGTGGAACAACAGAAGGAATCATCGGGATTTATAAACTTGAAGAAAGAACTCTAGAAGATTTTAGTCCAAAAAAAGATTCCGCAATTATTATTTTAGAAAGTGTAGAAAAACCAGGAAATCTTGGAGCAATCTTGAGAAGTTGCGAAGCTTTCGGCATCAACGCTTTGATTGTAACAGACCCTAGAACAGATTTTTACAACCCGAATGTTATCCGATCTAGTGTTGGTTGTCTTTTCGGGATGAATATCTTTCAAGCTTCCAACGAAGAAACTTTGGAATTTTTAAAAACTTACGAATATCCAATTTTCACAACCTTTATGAGTGAAGATGCAAAAAATATTCAGACAAAAAATTTAAAAGAGAAATCTGCGATTTTATTCGGAACAGAACATTCCGGCTTAAGTGACTTCTGGAAAGATAAAGGAGAAAATGTTTTGATTCCAATGTCCGGAAGTATAGATTCTTTAAACTTAAGTAATGCAGCCGCAATTACTTGCTACGAAATCCTAAGACAGAAATTGGAGAAATAA